One segment of Caldanaerobius polysaccharolyticus DSM 13641 DNA contains the following:
- the arsC gene encoding arsenate reductase (thioredoxin), producing MSQKKIVYFICTGNSCRSQMAEGFARHYGSDVVDVISGGVEAHGVNPKAIEVMAEKGIDISSHKSKLIDESLLFKSDYVVTLCGDARDKCPVLPPSVKSMHWGLEDPAKTTGTDEEIMDAFRKVRDEIERRVKELLDCIREG from the coding sequence ATGAGCCAGAAAAAAATCGTATACTTTATATGCACAGGCAATTCCTGCAGAAGCCAGATGGCTGAAGGCTTTGCACGGCATTACGGCAGTGACGTGGTAGATGTGATAAGCGGAGGGGTAGAAGCCCATGGGGTTAACCCCAAGGCTATTGAGGTCATGGCTGAAAAGGGCATTGACATATCCAGCCACAAGTCAAAACTCATAGACGAATCGCTGCTCTTTAAGTCAGACTATGTTGTAACCCTTTGTGGAGATGCCAGAGACAAATGTCCGGTGTTGCCGCCATCTGTCAAGAGCATGCATTGGGGGTTGGAAGATCCGGCAAAAACTACGGGTACAGATGAGGAGATTATGGATGCGTTCAGGAAGGTGCGGGATGAGATAGAGCGCAGGGTAAAGGAGCTGTTGGACTGCATAAGAGAGGGTTAA
- the ptsP gene encoding phosphoenolpyruvate--protein phosphotransferase: protein MLKGIAASGGIAIGKAFIYQKSEAKVQRRTVQNIAAEQKRLDDAIDAAKRQLKAIYEKVKSELGEDKAEIFETHMFILDDPELIGGTKEKMQKENVNAEYALMSTAEKLAEIFKHMGNQYMAERATDILDASKRVINILEGNSNLSLSDIENPCIIVARDLAPSDTAKLDREKISGIVTETGGRTSHSAIIARSLGIPAVLGIDNATSYIKSGDLLIVDGYKGTVHINPDENLLKTYEAERKKDIEDKRLLLRYKDVESITADGKKVEINANVGGIEDVEEILKFGPDGIGLYRTEFLYMAKDELPSEEEQLAAYKSIVEKMKGKPVIIRTLDIGGDKDLPALGITKELNPFMGYRAIRLCLDRKDVFKTQLRALLRASAYGNLKIMFPMIANVQEVIRAKEILEECKVELARQGIEFNKNLKIGIMIEVPSAALISDILAKEVDFFSIGTNDLMQYTLAVDRMNQKVSYLYDFFDPAVLRLIKMTIDSAHKANKTVGMCGEMAGFVPLIPVLLGMGLDEFSMSPSSIISVRKLITGLKYSDCKLLADKILSMGSSDEIKKHLKAFKTSNYKI, encoded by the coding sequence ATGTTAAAGGGTATAGCCGCATCAGGCGGAATAGCAATAGGTAAAGCTTTTATATACCAGAAAAGCGAAGCCAAAGTGCAAAGGCGCACCGTTCAAAACATAGCCGCAGAGCAAAAGCGACTGGACGATGCCATCGACGCCGCAAAAAGACAGTTAAAGGCCATATACGAAAAAGTAAAATCCGAATTAGGCGAGGATAAAGCTGAGATATTTGAAACCCATATGTTCATCCTTGACGATCCTGAACTCATAGGCGGCACAAAGGAAAAAATGCAAAAAGAAAATGTAAACGCCGAATACGCTTTAATGTCCACCGCAGAAAAACTGGCGGAGATATTTAAGCATATGGGCAACCAATACATGGCAGAGCGGGCTACAGATATACTGGATGCCAGCAAAAGGGTAATAAACATCCTCGAAGGCAACAGCAATCTATCTCTAAGCGATATAGAAAACCCGTGCATAATAGTCGCCCGGGATTTGGCTCCTTCAGATACCGCCAAGCTAGACAGAGAAAAGATATCAGGTATAGTGACAGAAACAGGGGGGCGCACATCCCATTCCGCTATAATAGCCAGATCGCTGGGAATCCCAGCGGTATTGGGAATTGATAATGCTACGTCCTATATAAAAAGCGGAGACCTCTTAATAGTAGACGGATACAAAGGGACCGTGCATATAAACCCTGATGAAAACCTGTTAAAAACCTATGAAGCGGAGCGTAAAAAAGACATAGAAGATAAAAGGCTTCTTCTGCGCTACAAAGACGTAGAGTCGATAACAGCTGACGGCAAAAAAGTGGAAATCAATGCCAATGTGGGCGGTATCGAGGATGTAGAGGAGATTCTGAAATTTGGCCCTGACGGAATCGGCCTTTACAGGACAGAATTTCTATACATGGCTAAAGACGAGCTGCCTTCTGAAGAAGAGCAATTGGCTGCGTACAAGTCTATCGTGGAAAAGATGAAGGGCAAACCGGTGATCATAAGGACGTTGGACATAGGAGGCGATAAAGACCTTCCAGCTCTGGGCATAACAAAAGAACTCAACCCCTTTATGGGATACAGGGCTATAAGGTTGTGCCTTGACAGAAAAGATGTATTCAAGACCCAGCTCAGGGCTTTACTCCGGGCCTCAGCCTACGGCAATCTGAAAATAATGTTTCCCATGATCGCAAACGTCCAGGAGGTCATAAGAGCAAAAGAGATACTAGAAGAATGCAAAGTCGAACTTGCGCGCCAAGGGATAGAATTTAACAAAAACTTAAAAATAGGCATAATGATTGAAGTGCCTTCCGCTGCTCTTATATCAGATATCCTAGCAAAAGAAGTAGACTTTTTCAGCATAGGAACCAACGATCTAATGCAATACACCTTAGCTGTTGACAGGATGAACCAGAAGGTATCGTATTTATACGATTTCTTTGATCCTGCCGTTTTGCGCCTCATCAAGATGACCATAGACAGCGCCCACAAGGCTAATAAAACCGTAGGCATGTGCGGGGAAATGGCAGGTTTTGTCCCTCTAATACCCGTTCTGCTGGGAATGGGCCTGGACGAATTCAGTATGAGTCCTTCTTCTATCATAAGCGTCAGAAAGCTGATAACAGGTCTGAAATACAGCGATTGTAAATTACTAGCAGATAAAATACTGAGCATGGGCAGCTCCGATGAGATTAAAAAACATCTCAAAGCGTTTAAAACGTCAAATTATAAAATTTAA
- the larE gene encoding ATP-dependent sacrificial sulfur transferase LarE, with amino-acid sequence MNDILQHKLEVLKSYLKELGSLAVAYSGGVDSTFLVKVAYDVLGDRVLAVTARSSTYPEREFNEALEYIKDIGAKHVVITSEELDIDGFSRNPVDRCYYCKRELFEKIWEVAKQNGIEHVADGSNFDDLNDYRPGLKAAQELKVVSPLKYAKLTKEDIRAVSRDIGLPTWDKPSFACLSSRIPYGQEITREKLSMVERAENFLLELGFRQVRVRHHGDIARIEVGEKEYDKILDKNLMRDIAAKLKDIGFTYVALDMEGYRTGSMNEVLKEKAR; translated from the coding sequence TTGAATGATATATTGCAGCATAAGCTGGAAGTTTTAAAGTCGTACTTAAAAGAGCTGGGGAGTTTGGCAGTAGCTTATTCTGGCGGCGTGGACAGCACGTTTTTGGTAAAAGTAGCCTATGATGTGTTAGGTGACAGGGTTTTGGCTGTTACAGCTCGTTCTTCTACATACCCTGAGAGGGAGTTTAATGAGGCGCTGGAGTACATTAAGGATATAGGGGCAAAGCATGTGGTTATCACCTCAGAAGAGCTGGATATCGATGGCTTTTCCAGAAATCCTGTGGACAGGTGCTATTACTGTAAAAGAGAGCTCTTTGAAAAGATATGGGAAGTGGCAAAGCAAAACGGCATAGAGCATGTGGCAGATGGCTCTAACTTTGACGATTTAAATGACTACAGACCAGGCTTGAAAGCAGCGCAGGAGCTCAAGGTAGTTAGCCCTCTCAAGTACGCCAAACTTACTAAAGAGGATATAAGGGCTGTGTCCAGGGATATAGGCCTTCCCACGTGGGATAAGCCGTCTTTTGCATGTCTGTCTTCCCGTATACCCTATGGACAGGAGATAACCCGCGAAAAGCTGTCTATGGTAGAAAGAGCAGAGAATTTCCTTTTAGAATTGGGATTCAGGCAAGTAAGGGTGAGGCACCATGGGGATATCGCCAGGATTGAGGTCGGGGAAAAAGAATACGATAAGATTTTGGATAAAAACCTGATGAGAGATATAGCAGCCAAGTTAAAGGATATTGGTTTTACTTATGTGGCTCTGGATATGGAAGGGTACAGGACAGGGAGCATGAATGAGGTGTTAAAAGAAAAAGCTCGATAA
- a CDS encoding ABC transporter ATP-binding protein, which translates to MEYLIRLTRYARPFWKYLLIAAISTISITGLNLLGPWLIRNLIGVLTNVKQYPHPRAYIINLSIILVLSYVARTVFQFLSSYLSHYAAWNLVAHMRILVYDKLQQLSLRYYHDKQTGQLMSRVTNDTATFETLIAHALPDLFTNALILLGVAIILFIINPTLAFLSLIPIPFLIYSGTVFTKHILPSFRYAQRALADLNADLQDNISGIREIQAFNQQQREMEKITNSAYRHASALIGALKLSAIFHPTVNFFSSIGTVIVVALGGVMVLDGRLPVEDIVGFILYLSMFYQPITALGQVLENLQQALAGAERVFEILDTQPDVKEKAHPVVLKDVKGKITFEKVNFSYNPGVPVLKDISFTVQPGQMVAFVGPTGVGKTTIMSLINRFYDVDSGTIKIDDVDIRDVSLRSLRDNISMVLQDVFLFNGTIADNIAYGSENATMEDIINAAKIACAHDFITKLPDGYNTYIGERGIKLSGGQKQRLSIARAVLKNSPILILDEATSSVDTETEREIQNAINNLAGSRTILIIAHRLSTVKKADNIIVLHDGEIVEMGNHQELLKRKGLYYYLCSMQFMHHNDTKLA; encoded by the coding sequence ATGGAGTATTTAATCAGGCTGACCAGGTACGCCAGGCCTTTCTGGAAATACCTCTTAATTGCGGCTATAAGCACGATATCCATTACAGGTCTAAACCTTCTGGGGCCTTGGCTTATCAGAAACCTCATAGGGGTTTTAACCAATGTAAAGCAGTACCCCCATCCCAGGGCGTACATAATAAATCTTTCTATTATCCTCGTCCTCTCCTACGTGGCCAGGACGGTTTTCCAGTTCCTGAGCAGCTACCTTTCCCATTACGCCGCGTGGAACCTGGTAGCCCACATGAGGATACTGGTATACGACAAATTGCAGCAATTATCCCTGAGGTACTACCACGACAAGCAGACAGGCCAGCTTATGTCAAGGGTTACTAATGACACAGCCACCTTTGAAACCCTCATAGCCCATGCGCTGCCAGATCTGTTTACCAATGCCTTAATACTATTAGGGGTGGCTATTATACTGTTCATCATAAACCCCACTCTGGCGTTTCTGTCTCTGATACCTATACCTTTTCTGATATACAGTGGTACTGTGTTCACAAAGCACATCCTGCCCAGTTTCAGGTACGCCCAGAGAGCACTGGCGGACTTAAACGCTGACCTGCAAGACAATATATCGGGGATACGGGAGATCCAGGCCTTTAACCAGCAGCAAAGGGAAATGGAGAAAATAACAAATAGCGCATACAGGCACGCCTCAGCGCTTATAGGCGCTCTCAAGTTAAGCGCTATTTTTCACCCCACTGTAAACTTTTTCAGCTCTATAGGAACGGTCATCGTGGTCGCTTTAGGCGGCGTGATGGTATTAGACGGCCGTCTGCCTGTTGAAGACATAGTAGGGTTCATTCTGTACCTGAGCATGTTCTACCAGCCCATAACAGCGCTGGGCCAGGTATTGGAAAACCTGCAGCAGGCGCTGGCTGGTGCAGAAAGGGTTTTTGAAATCTTGGATACCCAGCCGGACGTCAAAGAAAAAGCACACCCTGTGGTGCTCAAGGACGTAAAGGGCAAAATAACCTTTGAAAAGGTCAATTTTTCATACAACCCGGGAGTTCCTGTGCTGAAGGATATATCCTTTACTGTACAGCCAGGGCAGATGGTGGCTTTTGTAGGACCTACAGGGGTAGGCAAGACCACCATCATGAGCCTTATAAACCGGTTTTACGATGTGGACTCGGGAACCATTAAAATCGACGATGTAGATATAAGGGACGTATCCTTAAGGTCATTAAGGGACAACATAAGTATGGTTCTGCAAGACGTTTTTCTTTTTAATGGCACCATCGCCGATAACATAGCCTACGGCAGCGAAAACGCCACCATGGAAGACATAATAAATGCCGCTAAAATAGCTTGTGCCCATGATTTCATCACAAAACTTCCCGATGGGTATAACACGTATATAGGCGAAAGGGGCATAAAGCTCTCAGGGGGTCAGAAACAGAGGCTGTCCATAGCGCGGGCTGTGTTGAAGAACTCTCCTATATTAATCCTCGATGAAGCCACATCATCGGTAGATACCGAAACCGAAAGGGAGATACAAAACGCCATAAACAATCTAGCGGGAAGCAGGACCATACTCATAATAGCCCACCGCCTGTCCACTGTGAAAAAAGCTGACAACATCATCGTTCTTCACGATGGCGAAATCGTCGAGATGGGAAATCACCAGGAGCTTTTAAAGCGCAAAGGGCTTTACTATTACCTGTGTTCCATGCAATTTATGCACCATAATGACACAAAATTGGCGTAA
- a CDS encoding PTS transporter subunit EIIC has translation MSRKNLFKTLQRIGKAIMTPVSVLPAAGILVALGRWLMQNHGLLNAIGQVMNNGGLAVFANLSLIFAIGVAIGFTGNIGVAALASAVGYEVMVNVLDVMGKLLNIKAKGIPNIDTGVFGGIIIGLLAAKMYDRFHDTKLPPYLGFFAGKRLVPIVTAAASLIIGVAFALIWPPIQIGINKFASFATTSPIGSAIYAAGKRALIPVGLHHVFYPPFLYQFGSFKDPATGEILRGETARYFAGDRTAGYFMASEFPIMLFGLPAATLAMYLAAPKQRRKSIAGVMLTAAITSILTGITEPIEFSFIFVAPLLYFFHVGAAFVSGLLTKALNIRLGYTFSASLIDYVLGISNAQNGWKLFLIAGPIMAALYFAVFYFSIKAFDFKTPGRDIEEDEEDKGESGATASTENNRYADKDTKAAKILAALGGKENIDAIDACITRLRLTVNDVSKVDKAALKQLGVAGILDAGGGNLQVVVGTEAEMLKDEIVKLMK, from the coding sequence ATGTCAAGAAAAAATCTCTTTAAGACATTGCAGAGGATAGGAAAAGCCATCATGACTCCTGTTTCCGTTCTGCCAGCAGCGGGTATACTGGTGGCACTGGGCAGGTGGCTCATGCAAAACCATGGACTTTTAAACGCTATAGGCCAGGTCATGAACAATGGTGGCCTCGCGGTATTCGCAAACCTCTCGCTGATATTCGCCATCGGCGTAGCCATAGGGTTTACAGGCAACATCGGCGTCGCCGCATTGGCTTCAGCGGTAGGCTATGAAGTAATGGTAAACGTGCTGGACGTCATGGGTAAATTGCTAAACATCAAAGCAAAGGGCATACCAAATATAGACACAGGTGTATTTGGCGGCATAATAATCGGGCTACTCGCCGCAAAGATGTACGACAGGTTCCACGATACAAAGCTGCCTCCATACCTTGGATTTTTCGCCGGAAAAAGGCTTGTGCCCATCGTAACAGCAGCGGCTTCGCTGATAATAGGAGTGGCATTCGCCCTTATATGGCCGCCCATACAGATAGGCATAAATAAATTCGCGTCCTTTGCCACCACATCACCTATTGGATCAGCTATTTACGCTGCAGGGAAAAGGGCTTTGATCCCCGTAGGGTTGCACCATGTCTTCTATCCGCCCTTCCTGTACCAGTTCGGCAGCTTTAAAGACCCTGCTACAGGAGAAATACTCAGAGGCGAAACCGCCAGGTATTTCGCAGGAGACAGGACCGCAGGGTACTTCATGGCCAGCGAGTTTCCCATCATGCTCTTTGGCCTTCCTGCAGCTACCTTGGCGATGTACCTGGCTGCCCCAAAACAGAGGCGTAAGAGCATAGCAGGCGTCATGCTTACGGCAGCGATAACATCTATATTGACAGGCATTACAGAACCCATAGAATTTTCCTTTATATTTGTGGCACCGCTGCTGTACTTCTTCCACGTAGGCGCTGCATTTGTATCAGGTCTGCTGACAAAAGCACTAAATATAAGGCTCGGGTACACATTTTCAGCCAGCTTGATAGACTACGTACTGGGCATATCCAACGCCCAAAACGGCTGGAAGCTGTTTTTGATTGCAGGGCCTATAATGGCAGCCCTGTACTTCGCGGTGTTCTATTTCTCGATAAAGGCCTTTGATTTCAAAACCCCTGGCCGCGATATAGAGGAAGACGAGGAAGATAAAGGCGAAAGTGGAGCTACAGCTTCAACAGAGAACAACAGGTATGCAGATAAAGACACAAAAGCTGCAAAAATACTGGCTGCTCTGGGCGGAAAAGAGAACATCGATGCCATCGACGCCTGCATAACACGATTAAGGCTTACAGTAAATGATGTATCCAAAGTAGATAAAGCAGCTCTAAAACAGTTAGGTGTTGCGGGAATACTGGACGCTGGGGGCGGTAACCTGCAGGTGGTAGTTGGTACCGAAGCGGAAATGCTAAAAGATGAAATAGTAAAACTCATGAAGTAA
- a CDS encoding BglG family transcription antiterminator translates to MGKLYEILKPLSNNVVVAEKGDDIYVLLGKGIGFGKKKGDVITEEKKIEERYIKIDPLEKNNYRKVLQDIKEEVLAVSEEIIAMAESVLGESLNSHIHVGLADHIDFAIKRVNEGIEIVNPFMYEIQVMYPKEYQIAQRGLSLIKERLNVELPESEIGFIALHIHSARVNQDVSESLKRTRLIKDITDKIRELLHVDMDKKSMEMSRLISHLRYSIDRIEAGKPLENVLLPSVKRQLKREFKIAQRICEYISEKLGKEVPEEEVGYLALHIRRLI, encoded by the coding sequence ATGGGTAAATTGTATGAGATATTAAAACCCCTGAGCAACAACGTGGTCGTCGCTGAAAAAGGCGACGATATCTATGTGCTTTTAGGCAAAGGAATAGGTTTCGGCAAAAAAAAGGGTGACGTGATAACCGAAGAAAAAAAGATTGAAGAAAGGTACATCAAGATTGACCCTCTGGAAAAAAACAACTACAGAAAAGTGCTGCAGGATATAAAAGAGGAAGTATTGGCGGTTTCCGAAGAGATCATAGCCATGGCAGAAAGCGTATTGGGTGAGAGCCTCAATTCCCATATCCACGTGGGTTTGGCCGATCACATAGATTTTGCTATAAAGCGCGTAAATGAAGGCATTGAAATCGTCAACCCGTTCATGTACGAGATCCAGGTCATGTACCCTAAAGAATACCAGATCGCTCAAAGGGGTTTATCGCTGATAAAGGAAAGGCTGAATGTAGAGTTACCCGAAAGCGAAATAGGGTTTATAGCCCTTCACATACACTCAGCAAGGGTCAATCAAGATGTATCCGAAAGCCTTAAGCGCACCAGATTGATAAAAGACATCACCGATAAAATACGGGAACTGTTGCACGTAGACATGGACAAAAAGTCGATGGAGATGTCAAGGCTGATATCTCACCTCAGGTACTCCATAGACCGAATAGAAGCCGGCAAGCCTTTGGAAAACGTGCTGCTGCCATCGGTAAAGCGACAATTAAAGAGAGAATTCAAAATAGCGCAGCGCATATGCGAATACATCTCTGAAAAGTTGGGCAAAGAGGTCCCCGAAGAGGAAGTGGGTTATCTGGCACTCCACATACGCAGGCTTATATAA
- a CDS encoding methanol--corrinoid methyltransferase, with amino-acid sequence MRKRFTELSYSSVDDFVYGSAVRPLKMKNGMVIGGGVVYPEINFTLPSMNINKDTMPEVKRQYEEMIQGVLKRAVELHAPGVVVELELLPDMTAVPEWGIEVCKIIRDRMYDYEQKRGLKSLLRITPNDTRDMVRPPKMRSGTYVENMYKTFEGCARAGADFLAIESTGGKEVNDDALLNADLKKVLFSLGVLGSKDMEYLWGRIVAIAEETGTVPAGDSACGFANTAMVLADQGFIPRVFAAVVRVVTVGRSLVAYEMGAVGPSKDCAYEGPYIKAITGMPISMEGKSSAGAHLSPVGNVAAAVADLWSNESIQNVKLLSDMAPTVSMEQLIYDCRLMNRAYASGKEGALKLRDWLADSDSYLDPQAYVLRPDVVLRISDKIVRAQGDLKRAKVGAQAAIEELRRAANDKEVDLPERELKWLDIMEAQLEDTPDDEQELWYQLKDDIDCSKVAVEEYGIR; translated from the coding sequence ATGAGGAAGAGATTTACCGAGCTCAGTTACTCATCGGTAGATGATTTTGTTTACGGCAGTGCTGTGAGGCCATTGAAGATGAAAAACGGCATGGTCATAGGCGGGGGTGTGGTTTATCCTGAGATCAACTTTACGTTGCCTTCCATGAACATCAACAAAGACACGATGCCCGAGGTGAAGAGACAATATGAGGAGATGATCCAAGGGGTATTAAAGCGTGCTGTAGAATTGCACGCTCCCGGCGTGGTAGTGGAATTAGAGCTGTTGCCTGATATGACTGCGGTACCTGAATGGGGTATAGAGGTATGCAAAATAATCAGGGACAGGATGTACGACTACGAGCAGAAGCGGGGTTTAAAGAGCCTCTTGCGGATAACGCCCAATGACACCAGGGATATGGTAAGGCCGCCAAAGATGCGCTCAGGAACGTATGTGGAAAACATGTATAAGACCTTTGAAGGATGTGCCAGGGCAGGGGCTGATTTTCTAGCTATTGAATCTACAGGTGGCAAAGAGGTGAATGACGATGCGCTGTTAAACGCCGATCTAAAAAAGGTGTTGTTTTCATTGGGGGTGCTGGGCTCAAAGGATATGGAGTACCTGTGGGGGAGGATAGTGGCTATTGCCGAGGAGACAGGTACCGTACCAGCGGGAGATAGCGCTTGTGGTTTTGCCAACACGGCCATGGTACTAGCTGATCAGGGCTTTATACCGCGGGTGTTTGCAGCGGTGGTGAGAGTCGTGACGGTAGGTCGTTCGCTGGTGGCTTATGAGATGGGAGCTGTAGGGCCCAGCAAGGACTGCGCATATGAAGGCCCTTATATTAAAGCCATAACGGGTATGCCCATATCCATGGAAGGCAAGTCCAGCGCAGGGGCGCATTTGAGCCCTGTGGGGAATGTGGCAGCAGCTGTCGCGGATCTGTGGAGCAACGAGTCCATACAGAACGTAAAGCTGTTAAGCGATATGGCTCCAACGGTTTCCATGGAACAGCTCATATACGATTGCAGGCTTATGAATAGGGCATATGCATCGGGAAAGGAAGGCGCGCTAAAGCTGAGGGATTGGCTGGCGGACTCCGATAGTTATCTGGATCCCCAGGCATATGTGTTAAGGCCTGATGTGGTCTTGAGGATCAGCGATAAGATCGTCAGGGCACAGGGCGACCTGAAGAGGGCCAAAGTAGGCGCTCAGGCCGCTATAGAGGAGCTTAGGAGAGCAGCTAATGACAAAGAGGTTGATCTGCCTGAGAGGGAGTTAAAGTGGCTTGACATAATGGAGGCGCAGCTAGAAGATACCCCTGATGACGAGCAAGAGCTGTGGTACCAGTTGAAAGACGATATAGATTGTTCCAAAGTGGCTGTGGAGGAATACGGCATAAGATGA
- a CDS encoding HPr family phosphocarrier protein, with protein MVEKKAIVRSENGIHARPAMKINKVALLYKSNIIIIKDGNEYNARSIVSLMTMAAEKGDELIVRTEGADEEEAATAIVQALENIEG; from the coding sequence GTGGTTGAAAAAAAAGCTATTGTGCGCAGTGAAAACGGCATACACGCCAGGCCTGCCATGAAAATCAACAAAGTAGCTTTGCTGTACAAATCAAACATCATAATCATAAAAGACGGCAATGAATACAACGCCCGCAGCATTGTAAGCTTGATGACGATGGCTGCAGAAAAAGGCGACGAGTTAATCGTGCGCACCGAAGGCGCCGACGAGGAAGAAGCTGCCACAGCCATCGTACAAGCCCTGGAAAACATTGAAGGTTAA
- a CDS encoding PTS sugar transporter subunit IIA — translation MFRLFKKDKKDQKKPEKVIIKSPVNGRCFSVKEVPDEAFSTLMMGDGIGFESSDGILYAPVSGEILQVFPTKHAAVIRTHEGLEILLHVGVETVSMKGEGFEAFVKKGDKVSPGDKLIAYDIQLIRQKAKSDLSPMIITNMDMVDSIDFHYGEVTTDSVVMEITLK, via the coding sequence ATGTTCAGGCTGTTCAAAAAAGATAAAAAAGATCAGAAAAAACCTGAAAAAGTCATAATAAAATCACCTGTAAATGGCAGGTGCTTTAGCGTAAAAGAAGTGCCCGATGAAGCTTTTTCTACTCTAATGATGGGAGACGGTATAGGGTTTGAATCCAGCGATGGAATATTGTACGCACCGGTAAGTGGGGAAATCCTGCAGGTTTTCCCCACCAAACACGCTGCTGTAATAAGGACCCATGAAGGTCTGGAAATACTTCTCCACGTAGGCGTAGAAACAGTATCGATGAAAGGAGAAGGCTTTGAAGCTTTCGTCAAAAAGGGCGACAAGGTCTCGCCAGGAGATAAGCTTATAGCCTACGATATCCAGTTGATCAGGCAAAAAGCCAAATCCGACTTAAGCCCCATGATAATAACCAATATGGACATGGTGGATTCTATTGATTTCCATTACGGAGAAGTAACCACCGACTCTGTAGTCATGGAAATCACTTTAAAATAA